A stretch of Mucilaginibacter terrae DNA encodes these proteins:
- a CDS encoding UbiD family decarboxylase, whose product MGYPSLQACITDLEKHGHLIRIKEEVDPYLQMAAIHLRVFEHQGPAILFENVKGSKFPAVSNLFGTLDRSKFIFRDTLEKVKTLVDIKTDPMRAIKRPFSYANVAMTALSALPMKVGKNAPINFGRTQISALPQIINWPMDGGPFVTMPQVYTEDADKPGIMNANLGMYRIQLGGNDYITNQEIGLHYQLHRGIGVHQTKANAKGQPLKVSIFVGGPPSHPVAAVMPLPEGLSEMTFAGALGNRRFRYFYDAEGFCISADADFVITGTVMPHENKPEGPFGDHLGYYSLTHPFPLMKVHKVYHRKDAVWSFTVVGRPPQEDTSFGALIHEITGSALPSEIPGLHAVNAVDAAGVHPLLFAIGSERYTPYLKERRPQEILTIANHILGKNQLSLAKYLFIAAKEDDPSLDIHNIESFLKHVLERIDLTCDLHFYTKTTIDTLDYSGSGLNSGSKVAIAAAGEKKRELWTELPAGFSLPRPFNIFKLAMPGVLAIEVPKFIHEDDIAGAIDIMNSYVKDTDLSGLPLMVLCDDAGFTAQTINNLIWVTFTRSNPSHDIYGIDSFTEHKHWGCRGPMIINARIKPHHAPELIKDPAVEKTVDALGAKGGSLYGVI is encoded by the coding sequence ATGGGATATCCAAGTTTACAAGCCTGCATTACTGACCTCGAAAAACATGGTCACCTTATACGTATAAAAGAAGAAGTTGACCCATACCTGCAAATGGCGGCCATTCACCTGCGTGTTTTCGAACACCAGGGACCGGCTATTTTGTTCGAAAATGTAAAGGGCAGTAAATTCCCGGCGGTAAGTAATTTATTTGGTACGCTCGATCGTTCTAAGTTCATCTTTAGAGACACACTGGAAAAGGTAAAAACGCTGGTTGATATTAAAACCGACCCAATGAGGGCTATAAAACGTCCGTTCAGTTACGCCAATGTGGCCATGACGGCACTATCAGCCCTGCCCATGAAGGTTGGCAAAAATGCGCCTATTAACTTTGGCCGTACCCAAATTAGTGCCCTGCCCCAGATAATAAATTGGCCTATGGACGGTGGCCCGTTTGTAACCATGCCGCAGGTATACACCGAAGATGCCGATAAACCCGGCATTATGAACGCTAATCTGGGCATGTACCGCATACAGTTAGGTGGCAATGATTATATAACCAACCAGGAAATTGGCCTGCACTACCAGCTTCACCGTGGTATTGGCGTGCACCAAACCAAGGCCAATGCTAAAGGGCAGCCGCTTAAGGTGAGCATATTTGTGGGAGGCCCACCATCGCACCCTGTTGCGGCGGTGATGCCGTTACCCGAGGGTCTATCAGAAATGACTTTTGCCGGAGCGTTGGGTAACCGCAGGTTCCGCTATTTTTATGATGCTGAGGGTTTTTGTATTTCGGCCGATGCCGATTTTGTAATTACCGGAACCGTAATGCCGCACGAAAATAAACCAGAGGGCCCTTTTGGCGACCATTTAGGTTATTACAGCCTTACCCACCCTTTTCCGCTGATGAAGGTGCATAAGGTTTATCACCGTAAAGACGCCGTGTGGTCGTTTACGGTGGTTGGTCGCCCACCACAAGAGGACACCAGCTTTGGGGCTTTGATACATGAAATTACAGGATCGGCCTTACCATCAGAGATTCCGGGACTACATGCCGTGAACGCGGTGGATGCAGCCGGTGTTCACCCGCTGTTGTTTGCCATTGGCAGTGAGCGGTACACGCCTTATTTAAAAGAACGCCGTCCGCAGGAAATACTCACTATTGCCAATCATATTTTAGGAAAAAACCAGCTAAGCCTGGCTAAATACCTGTTTATTGCTGCAAAGGAGGACGACCCATCTCTGGATATTCATAACATAGAAAGCTTCCTGAAACATGTGTTGGAGCGTATTGATCTTACCTGCGACCTGCATTTTTACACCAAAACCACTATCGACACACTCGATTACAGTGGCAGCGGCCTTAACAGTGGTAGCAAAGTAGCCATTGCAGCAGCAGGTGAAAAGAAGCGGGAGCTATGGACAGAACTACCTGCCGGTTTCAGCCTACCACGCCCTTTTAATATTTTCAAGCTGGCTATGCCGGGTGTGCTGGCTATTGAAGTGCCTAAATTTATTCATGAAGATGACATTGCGGGTGCCATTGACATTATGAACAGCTACGTAAAAGATACCGACCTGAGCGGCTTGCCCCTGATGGTGCTATGTGATGATGCCGGCTTTACCGCGCAAACTATCAATAACCTTATTTGGGTAACCTTTACCCGCAGTAACCCATCGCACGATATTTATGGTATCGATAGCTTTACCGAGCACAAACACTGGGGCTGCCGTGGGCCGATGATCATCAATGCCCGTATTAAACCGCACCATGCACCCGAACTTATTAAAGACCCCGCGGTTGAAAAAACGGTGGATGCTTTAGGTGCAAAAGGGGGAAGTTTGTATGGGGTGATATAG
- a CDS encoding DUF2268 domain-containing putative Zn-dependent protease (predicted Zn-dependent protease with a strongly conserved HExxH motif): MKYIFLFAALLFGAQPSYAQQKPEVVIATDITNFWNAYDKITATKDSTQQLNYLNQLFINKGTPGLKAMMQVRNYTAKQYIDAINRYPLFWNSIRTNTLKAKAFASDIAINVSKLRKLYPQLKPAQVYFTMGILRSGGTTLNNNVLVGSEISMTDEYTVTSEFPDNYKNLGNFFKTNPIKSLVFTNVHEYVHTQQKSTQINTLLGQCIMEGVAEFMAVKATGQASPTFAMFKSNINTQRLKQVFARQLLNSINYGYWLYNDEQNEFNERDLGYYVGYLICQNYYNKVKDKQQAIKQMIELDYNNDADLLAFVDQSEYFNQKSSALKSQYEVSRPAVAGIKPFKNGANDVNPATTQITIEFSTGMNKRSRNFELGPLGMDNLMRVQRFIGFSDDGKQMTIEVELKPNRRYQLLLGPRFMNKDGVSINPYLIDFTTAGQ; encoded by the coding sequence ATGAAGTATATATTTCTGTTCGCCGCTTTGCTGTTTGGTGCGCAGCCATCGTACGCGCAACAAAAACCTGAGGTTGTAATTGCTACCGACATTACTAACTTTTGGAATGCTTACGATAAAATAACCGCCACTAAAGACAGCACCCAACAATTAAACTACCTAAACCAATTATTCATAAATAAAGGTACCCCGGGCTTAAAAGCCATGATGCAGGTACGCAATTATACCGCCAAACAATACATTGATGCTATTAACCGCTATCCGCTCTTTTGGAACTCCATTAGAACCAATACACTAAAAGCAAAAGCATTTGCAAGTGATATTGCCATCAACGTATCCAAATTAAGAAAGCTCTATCCGCAATTAAAACCTGCACAGGTATACTTTACCATGGGCATATTACGCAGCGGCGGTACAACCCTTAATAATAATGTACTTGTGGGCTCTGAAATTTCGATGACCGATGAGTATACCGTTACCAGTGAGTTTCCTGATAATTATAAAAATCTGGGTAACTTTTTTAAAACCAACCCTATTAAATCGCTTGTGTTTACCAATGTACATGAGTATGTGCATACCCAGCAAAAATCAACACAAATAAATACCCTGTTGGGGCAATGCATAATGGAAGGTGTGGCCGAATTTATGGCTGTTAAAGCTACCGGGCAGGCCTCTCCTACTTTTGCCATGTTTAAAAGCAACATCAATACCCAAAGGTTGAAACAGGTTTTTGCCCGGCAATTGTTAAATAGTATTAACTATGGTTATTGGCTTTACAATGATGAACAAAATGAATTTAATGAACGCGATTTAGGCTATTACGTGGGCTACCTCATTTGCCAGAATTATTACAATAAAGTAAAAGATAAGCAGCAAGCCATTAAACAAATGATAGAGCTTGACTATAATAACGATGCCGATCTGTTGGCATTTGTCGACCAGTCGGAATATTTCAACCAAAAGTCATCAGCACTTAAAAGCCAATATGAAGTAAGCCGACCGGCGGTAGCAGGCATTAAACCCTTCAAAAACGGTGCAAATGATGTAAACCCGGCTACTACGCAAATTACCATTGAGTTTTCTACCGGGATGAACAAGCGTTCACGCAATTTCGAATTGGGACCTTTGGGAATGGATAACCTCATGCGGGTTCAACGCTTTATCGGGTTTTCAGATGATGGTAAGCAAATGACCATCGAGGTGGAACTGAAACCTAATCGTCGTTACCAGTTGCTGCTGGGGCCACGGTTTATGAATAAAGATGGTGTTTCGATAAATCCATATTTGATTGATTTTACAACTGCCGGGCAGTAA
- a CDS encoding PIN domain-containing protein gives MELLSKKTITPAEEQIIKAMLSTCFKIEHSQTLSNLTIQIRRKHGVKLPDAIIAASALLINLPLITGDTNFGKIEGLNALILDV, from the coding sequence ATTGAACTGTTAAGTAAGAAAACGATCACTCCTGCCGAAGAACAAATAATAAAAGCAATGTTATCTACGTGTTTTAAGATAGAACACTCGCAAACACTTAGCAACTTAACTATTCAAATCAGGCGTAAACATGGTGTCAAACTTCCCGATGCTATAATTGCTGCTTCGGCTTTACTAATTAACCTGCCCCTTATAACAGGTGATACTAATTTTGGAAAGATTGAAGGTTTAAATGCTCTTATTTTAGATGTTTAG
- a CDS encoding FtsB family cell division protein yields MMNYKLNFNMRRALNLLRNKYFLVTAAFVVWMLFFDKNDLYTQFEHRQQLIKLEQERDFYTKETAQVAKELDELTSNPEKLEKFAREKYLMKKADEDVFVIVKGKKEDK; encoded by the coding sequence ATGATGAATTACAAGCTGAACTTTAATATGAGGCGTGCGCTTAATTTGCTTAGAAACAAATACTTCCTGGTAACGGCGGCATTTGTAGTGTGGATGTTGTTTTTTGATAAGAACGACCTCTATACCCAGTTTGAGCACCGCCAGCAATTAATTAAACTGGAGCAGGAGCGTGACTTTTACACCAAAGAAACTGCCCAGGTAGCCAAAGAGTTAGATGAGTTAACCTCTAACCCCGAAAAGCTCGAAAAATTTGCCCGCGAAAAATACCTCATGAAAAAAGCCGATGAGGACGTTTTTGTGATCGTGAAGGGAAAGAAAGAAGATAAATAA
- a CDS encoding DEAD/DEAH box helicase, translated as MLFADLNLIEPILKALKTEGYTQPTPIQEQSIPIILDRKDLLGCAQTGTGKTAAFSIPLLQILYQERAQHKEQKTIKALILTPTRELAIQIDESLAAYGRHTGLKHLVIFGGVSQNPQTEALRRGVDILVATPGRLLDLMNQRFVHLDHVKFLVLDEADRMLDMGFVHDVKKVIAKVPQKRQTLFFSATMPKEIQELANTILNKPLKVEVTPISSTAETIQQEMYFVDKGDKRGLLSHILKDKNIKTALVFTRTKHGADKVVKDLSREGITAEAIHGNKSQNARQRALTNFKNRTTRILVATDIAARGIDVDDLTHVINYELPNVPETYVHRIGRTGRAGASGIALSFCDHEEKEFLRDIQKLIAITIPVNDEHPYPMKQMNSVDRIREEMKSQGGNRGGRSSGGNRNGGNRRFSGGGGGNRRSSGSGKPAAKKQS; from the coding sequence ATGTTATTTGCAGATTTAAATTTAATTGAGCCTATCCTTAAAGCACTTAAAACCGAAGGATATACTCAACCCACACCCATACAGGAACAATCAATACCCATTATATTAGATCGTAAAGATCTGTTAGGATGTGCGCAAACCGGTACCGGTAAAACAGCGGCATTCTCTATCCCCTTATTACAAATACTTTACCAGGAACGTGCACAGCACAAAGAGCAAAAAACCATCAAGGCGCTTATTTTAACGCCAACACGTGAGCTTGCCATTCAAATTGACGAAAGCTTGGCAGCCTATGGCCGTCATACCGGTTTAAAGCATTTGGTTATTTTTGGTGGCGTATCACAAAACCCGCAAACCGAGGCCTTGCGCCGTGGTGTTGATATTTTGGTAGCAACCCCGGGCCGTTTGCTTGATTTAATGAACCAGCGCTTTGTGCATTTAGACCATGTTAAGTTCTTGGTTTTAGACGAAGCCGACCGTATGCTTGATATGGGCTTTGTACATGATGTTAAAAAGGTAATTGCCAAAGTGCCCCAAAAACGTCAAACGCTGTTCTTTTCGGCTACCATGCCTAAAGAAATTCAGGAACTGGCCAACACGATATTAAACAAACCGCTTAAGGTAGAGGTTACCCCAATTTCATCAACCGCCGAAACTATTCAGCAGGAGATGTACTTTGTGGATAAGGGCGATAAACGCGGCCTTTTATCGCACATATTAAAAGACAAGAACATTAAAACTGCCCTGGTATTTACCCGCACCAAGCACGGTGCCGATAAGGTGGTAAAAGACCTGAGCCGCGAAGGTATTACTGCCGAGGCTATACATGGTAATAAATCACAAAATGCCCGCCAGCGTGCTTTGACCAACTTTAAAAACCGCACCACGCGTATACTGGTAGCTACCGATATTGCCGCCCGTGGTATTGATGTAGACGATTTAACCCACGTAATAAACTACGAATTACCCAACGTGCCCGAAACCTATGTACACCGCATTGGCCGTACAGGTAGGGCAGGGGCAAGTGGTATTGCCTTATCATTTTGCGATCATGAGGAAAAAGAGTTTTTAAGGGATATTCAAAAACTCATTGCCATTACCATTCCAGTAAATGATGAGCACCCTTATCCTATGAAACAAATGAACAGTGTTGACAGGATACGCGAGGAAATGAAAAGCCAGGGAGGTAATCGTGGTGGCCGTTCATCAGGCGGTAACCGTAACGGTGGTAACAGGCGCTTTAGCGGTGGCGGCGGTGGTAACCGCAGGTCATCGGGCAGTGGTAAGCCTGCAGCAAAAAAACAATCGTAA
- the can gene encoding carbonate dehydratase, which produces MAQGNLAIHDTSHITYESLLEGNQQFIEEALQEDPQFFEKLANGQKPPVLWIGCADSRVPADRITRTNPGEIFVHRNIANVVVHTDLNLLSVLDYAVNVLKVKHVIVVGHYGCGGVQAAMGNKQFGLIDNWLRAIKDVYQKHLTELETITDEKQKFNRMVELNVIEGVANLCKTTIVQGAWAKNQELHIHGWVYALDSGKITDLKVDASDSSKMGSVYKFE; this is translated from the coding sequence ATGGCACAAGGCAATTTAGCAATTCACGATACCAGCCACATAACTTACGAAAGTTTGCTGGAAGGCAACCAACAGTTTATTGAAGAAGCATTGCAGGAAGACCCGCAGTTTTTTGAGAAACTGGCTAACGGGCAAAAACCTCCGGTGCTATGGATAGGCTGCGCCGATAGTCGTGTGCCTGCGGATAGAATTACCCGTACCAATCCGGGTGAGATATTTGTACACCGCAATATTGCCAACGTGGTTGTGCATACCGATTTAAACCTGCTATCGGTACTCGATTACGCGGTTAACGTGCTTAAAGTAAAGCACGTAATTGTGGTTGGCCATTACGGTTGCGGTGGTGTACAGGCCGCTATGGGCAACAAACAGTTTGGCTTAATTGATAACTGGCTGCGTGCTATAAAAGACGTTTACCAAAAGCATTTAACTGAATTGGAAACCATTACCGACGAAAAACAGAAGTTTAACCGCATGGTTGAACTCAATGTTATTGAAGGGGTAGCTAACCTTTGCAAAACAACCATTGTACAGGGTGCCTGGGCTAAAAACCAGGAACTGCACATTCACGGTTGGGTTTACGCCCTCGACAGCGGTAAAATTACCGACCTTAAAGTTGATGCAAGCGACAGCAGCAAAATGGGTAGCGTATACAAGTTTGAGTAA
- a CDS encoding M28 family metallopeptidase, whose translation MLFSKISRLASCLILGAVISAFAQKNVQGFSAETYTKYVKAIASDELLGRMPFSAGESKTIQYLEQQFKALGLEPGNKGSYLQEVPMVAISCSPKSGMNVTTPNSSFNLEGFKDYVIWTRRTDAIIDLKSDEVVFAGFGITAPEFNHDDYAGLDVKGKVVVVLVNDPGYYDAKQFKGKTMTYYGRWTYKYDEAARHGAKGCLIIHDTAPAAYNFSVVQNSWKTTKLYLDSRGKETYKCAVEGWLTLPATEQLLQTSGTNYKTLLANALKSDFKAIPLPLKLNTGINVWATYKKSHNVVAKISGTQKADECIVYSAHWDHFGVSKPDAKGDSIYNGAVDNASGTAALLELARVFKQNKVKPARSIVFLSVTAEEQGLWGSAWYAENPVFPKEKTVADINMDMFYPYGKTKDIGLVGFGQSELEDYLKEEAVKQGRYIAPEADASKGMYFRSDHFNFAKVGIPALYTESGVDLIGKGKEVGLKMHNDYTANTYHKPSDEVTANWDVSGTIQDLELLYAVGKKLSYSTTLWPKWKVGSEFKAIREHYKK comes from the coding sequence ATGTTATTTAGTAAAATCTCACGGTTGGCAAGCTGCCTTATTTTAGGCGCTGTAATATCGGCATTTGCTCAAAAAAACGTTCAAGGCTTTAGTGCCGAAACTTATACCAAATATGTAAAAGCCATTGCATCTGATGAGTTGTTAGGCCGAATGCCTTTTTCGGCCGGCGAAAGCAAAACCATACAATACCTCGAACAACAGTTCAAAGCGTTAGGCTTAGAGCCCGGCAATAAAGGTAGCTATTTACAGGAAGTTCCTATGGTGGCCATTTCTTGTAGCCCTAAATCGGGTATGAATGTAACTACGCCTAATTCATCGTTTAACCTTGAAGGGTTTAAGGATTATGTGATATGGACACGCCGTACCGACGCTATTATTGATCTAAAAAGTGATGAGGTTGTATTTGCAGGCTTTGGTATTACCGCCCCCGAGTTTAACCATGATGATTATGCCGGGCTTGATGTAAAAGGTAAAGTAGTAGTAGTGTTGGTGAACGACCCTGGTTATTACGATGCCAAACAGTTTAAAGGCAAAACCATGACTTATTACGGCCGCTGGACGTACAAATATGATGAAGCCGCCCGTCATGGCGCTAAAGGGTGCTTGATTATACATGACACCGCCCCGGCTGCCTACAATTTTAGTGTGGTGCAAAACAGTTGGAAAACCACCAAGCTTTATTTAGATAGCCGTGGAAAAGAAACTTACAAATGTGCTGTTGAAGGCTGGCTTACCCTGCCCGCTACCGAGCAGTTATTACAGACATCGGGTACAAACTATAAAACTTTATTAGCCAATGCGCTCAAAAGCGACTTTAAAGCTATTCCGCTGCCATTGAAATTGAACACCGGTATAAATGTATGGGCTACCTACAAAAAATCGCACAATGTGGTGGCTAAAATCAGCGGTACTCAAAAGGCTGATGAATGTATTGTTTACTCGGCCCACTGGGACCATTTTGGCGTAAGTAAGCCTGATGCCAAAGGTGATAGCATATATAATGGCGCGGTTGATAACGCCAGTGGTACGGCCGCCCTGTTAGAACTGGCCCGTGTGTTTAAGCAAAATAAGGTTAAGCCTGCCCGTAGCATCGTGTTCCTGTCAGTAACTGCAGAGGAGCAGGGATTATGGGGATCGGCATGGTATGCCGAGAACCCTGTTTTTCCGAAGGAGAAAACGGTGGCTGATATTAATATGGATATGTTTTATCCGTACGGAAAGACCAAAGACATTGGGCTGGTTGGTTTCGGCCAGTCGGAACTCGAAGATTATTTAAAGGAAGAAGCCGTCAAGCAGGGCCGCTATATTGCACCCGAGGCTGATGCGTCGAAAGGTATGTACTTCCGGTCGGACCATTTTAACTTTGCCAAAGTAGGCATACCTGCTTTGTATACCGAAAGTGGTGTTGATTTAATAGGCAAGGGAAAAGAAGTTGGTTTAAAAATGCATAACGATTACACGGCAAATACTTACCACAAACCATCAGATGAGGTTACGGCCAATTGGGATGTAAGCGGAACTATACAAGATTTAGAATTACTATATGCCGTGGGCAAAAAGCTGTCCTATTCAACCACCTTATGGCCAAAGTGGAAAGTAGGATCGGAGTTTAAAGCTATACGCGAGCACTACAAGAAGTAA
- a CDS encoding HlyD family secretion protein codes for MIMHKNPTYIEQIHNWEELSVRSCEKILPAKGARLLGRILMILLVLFIIILLLPWRQTIPGRGTVTALRPQDRPQTVQNQIGGRIERWAVSEGQEVKKGDTILVISETSQSYFDPEYPQRLSEQLQAKRGSDTANLQKIRATKAQIEALNKGLRFQLQAAENKVKQAQNYVDIDQADLVAVQNFFNTSKARLDRYEQGYKNGLFSLTDIETRRLKLQEDRAKVISQENKLNNSKQNLLNARIDLDNIKAKYQETYAKALSDLGSALSGRAGVQGDIAKLRNDIANLNVRRNLYAVRAPQSGFVVKTMKAGIGENIKEGESVATLQPKNPQVAAEIYVSAMDVPLILDTSDVRLQFEGWPSIQFSGWPSVAVGTFAGKVFSIDKVSSSGGKYRLLVKQQYPVPANDEQWPEQLRQGSGVYARVILRSVPLWYEIWRQLNGFPPSLEKEPEDGKGKDSEKEKK; via the coding sequence ATGATCATGCATAAAAACCCAACTTATATAGAGCAAATCCATAATTGGGAAGAGCTATCGGTACGTTCGTGCGAAAAGATATTACCAGCCAAGGGAGCGCGTTTGTTAGGGCGTATACTAATGATACTACTGGTGTTATTCATCATCATATTATTATTACCCTGGAGGCAAACCATTCCCGGACGCGGTACTGTGACCGCATTGCGTCCACAAGACAGGCCTCAAACTGTACAAAACCAAATTGGTGGCCGTATTGAACGTTGGGCGGTAAGCGAGGGGCAAGAAGTTAAAAAGGGTGATACGATATTGGTAATATCCGAAACCAGCCAATCGTACTTTGACCCTGAATATCCTCAACGCTTAAGTGAGCAGCTGCAGGCCAAACGTGGCAGCGATACCGCTAATCTTCAAAAAATCAGGGCAACTAAAGCTCAAATTGAGGCCTTGAACAAAGGTTTACGTTTTCAGCTACAGGCTGCCGAAAACAAGGTAAAACAGGCACAAAACTATGTTGATATTGACCAGGCCGACCTGGTAGCCGTGCAAAACTTTTTTAATACCAGCAAAGCACGTTTGGATCGTTATGAGCAGGGGTATAAAAACGGCTTATTCTCGCTGACCGATATTGAAACCCGTCGCCTGAAATTACAGGAAGACCGCGCAAAAGTTATCAGCCAGGAGAATAAGTTGAATAACTCGAAGCAAAACCTGTTGAATGCCCGCATTGACTTGGATAACATTAAAGCCAAATACCAGGAAACGTATGCCAAGGCATTATCTGATCTGGGTTCGGCCTTATCAGGCCGTGCTGGCGTGCAGGGCGATATTGCCAAGTTGCGTAACGATATTGCCAATTTAAACGTGCGCCGTAATTTGTATGCGGTTCGTGCCCCGCAATCGGGCTTTGTGGTTAAAACCATGAAGGCCGGTATTGGCGAGAACATTAAAGAAGGCGAATCGGTTGCCACATTGCAGCCTAAAAATCCGCAGGTAGCTGCCGAAATTTATGTGAGCGCTATGGATGTGCCGCTTATTTTAGATACCAGCGATGTAAGGCTTCAGTTTGAAGGTTGGCCGTCCATACAGTTTTCGGGTTGGCCGTCGGTAGCGGTAGGTACTTTTGCAGGTAAAGTTTTCTCAATTGACAAGGTAAGCAGTTCGGGGGGTAAATACCGTTTGCTGGTAAAACAGCAATATCCTGTACCCGCCAATGATGAACAATGGCCTGAGCAATTACGCCAGGGATCAGGCGTATATGCCCGCGTTATTTTAAGGTCAGTACCGCTGTGGTACGAAATATGGCGACAGTTGAACGGTTTCCCACCAAGCCTGGAGAAAGAACCGGAGGATGGTAAAGGAAAAGATTCAGAAAAAGAAAAGAAGTAG
- a CDS encoding TolC family protein, protein MKRQQISYHIKSLICVLLLCVVTAQAQNRPPADTGKIFSLEDLQVMAFRYHPIIKQASLLTDAARANVLQSLGYFDPTLKANFNRKAFGNTDYYNYWTNELKVPLWLAGADLKVGYDRNAGTYTNPETRTSLSGLSGVGLSIPLGAGLIIDARRSTLRQAKIMVEYAEAERVKQINTTWYEIAKDYWEWYYAYKQLRLTQEGVDLAQTRFKAVSNQTQIGDKAPIDSVEAYVTVQERIIQFEKNKIELANARLILSNHLWNEEAKPLELPENAMPELLDGNIKQVNKLALDTLVSRAADQHPELVKLRAKGGQLAVERLYRQEMLKPKINISGTLISNRRSWNSYVPDYYDFGWANHKVGLEFSFPLFLRAERGKLREVKIKQQQLDYDLQQSGREIQNNVIASYNSLKAYEAQLAVQIQSVKNQNALLKGENSKFELGESTLFLINSRETKLIDMRIKLESMIAAYQKTLAELYYKAGTRQTF, encoded by the coding sequence ATGAAGAGACAACAAATAAGTTATCATATAAAAAGCTTGATTTGTGTACTGCTGCTGTGCGTTGTCACGGCACAGGCTCAAAACAGGCCACCTGCCGATACGGGAAAGATTTTCTCCCTTGAAGATCTGCAGGTGATGGCTTTCAGGTATCACCCCATTATAAAGCAGGCATCGTTATTAACTGATGCCGCAAGGGCTAACGTGCTACAATCATTAGGGTATTTTGACCCTACCTTAAAGGCCAATTTTAACCGTAAGGCTTTTGGCAATACCGACTACTATAATTATTGGACCAACGAGCTAAAAGTGCCGCTTTGGCTGGCCGGTGCCGATTTAAAGGTGGGTTATGACCGCAATGCCGGTACCTACACCAACCCCGAAACTCGTACCAGCCTATCGGGCTTAAGCGGTGTAGGATTATCAATACCCTTAGGCGCAGGTTTAATTATTGACGCCCGCCGCAGTACTTTGAGGCAGGCAAAAATTATGGTAGAGTATGCCGAGGCCGAACGTGTAAAGCAAATAAACACTACATGGTACGAAATTGCTAAAGATTACTGGGAATGGTATTATGCGTATAAGCAGTTAAGGTTAACACAGGAAGGTGTTGATTTAGCCCAAACACGTTTCAAAGCCGTAAGTAACCAAACTCAAATTGGCGACAAAGCACCTATCGATTCGGTTGAGGCTTATGTAACAGTTCAGGAGCGAATTATTCAGTTTGAAAAAAACAAGATTGAATTAGCAAATGCGCGACTGATACTTTCCAACCATTTATGGAATGAAGAAGCTAAACCTTTAGAGTTACCTGAAAATGCGATGCCCGAATTATTAGACGGTAACATAAAGCAGGTAAATAAACTGGCGCTCGATACCCTGGTGAGCCGTGCCGCCGATCAGCACCCTGAATTGGTAAAGCTGCGTGCAAAAGGCGGGCAGTTAGCAGTTGAGCGTTTGTACAGGCAGGAAATGTTAAAACCTAAAATTAATATCAGCGGTACGCTTATATCCAACAGGCGTTCATGGAATAGTTATGTACCCGATTATTATGATTTTGGCTGGGCCAATCACAAGGTAGGTCTGGAGTTTTCGTTCCCGTTATTTTTACGTGCCGAGCGTGGTAAATTACGTGAAGTAAAAATTAAACAACAGCAGCTCGATTACGATCTGCAACAATCGGGGCGTGAGATACAAAACAACGTTATAGCTTCTTATAATAGCTTAAAGGCTTATGAAGCCCAATTAGCCGTCCAAATACAAAGTGTTAAAAACCAGAATGCCTTGTTAAAAGGTGAAAATTCGAAGTTTGAATTGGGCGAGAGCACTTTGTTTTTGATTAACAGCCGCGAAACTAAACTCATTGATATGCGCATTAAGCTGGAGAGTATGATAGCTGCCTATCAAAAAACTTTAGCCGAGCTATACTATAAAGCAGGTACCCGGCAAACATTTTAA